One Lycium barbarum isolate Lr01 chromosome 5, ASM1917538v2, whole genome shotgun sequence genomic window carries:
- the LOC132639269 gene encoding uncharacterized protein LOC132639269 has product MTKKAATPMRNTGIEPECAIPNFSLGISQHETAIAGSYAENRSKRINDPRRSKEYAGDNVVNVRGKKIAKAKRNVDEDDDEEVSKFLVTKHPAVAPSMCRYTNVNVMQDIRGKLTDPQMDMFRNSCFGKYLRMQQLDVQAQIFRCFMVKELRGSTYRCFTFEINGKVLRFGLREFALITGLDCVSDENDFVYDNSKPNRLMVEYFGRNQENQLPVKRHELIECFNKTVWDDKGDDAVKIAILYFINTWVHCGEPNSTNIPRIHFDVVEDGRYNEYPWGKDSFRELVVSIGQKYAGFKKYYRIHGLPLAMQVWLYECCSKVPSTIAVKTGNLIPRILNWRTTEGKPEFKRLMDGMFRDDKNPIKQFFNSFVSFTI; this is encoded by the exons ATGACTAAGAAAGCTGCTACTCCGATGAGAAATACAGGTATAGAACCCGAATGTGCTATTCCTAATTTTTCTTTGGGaatttctcaacatgaaactgcCATTGCAGGCTCTTATGCTGAGAATCGTTCAAAAAGAATTAACGATCCTAGGCGTTCTAAGGAATAT gctggcgacaatgttgttaatgttaGGGGCAAAAAAATTGCTAAAGCCAAACGTAATgtggatgaggatgatgatgaagag GTATCTAAATTTTTGGTTACCAAGCACCCTGCTGTGGCACCATCTATGTGTAGATACACGAATGTTAATGTAATGCAAGATATTAGAGGCAAACTAACAGATCCACAGATGGATATGTTTAGGAATTcttgttttggtaaatatcttagaatgcagcaattggatgtacaagcacagatttttcggtgctttatggtcaaagaacttaggggcagtacatataggtgctttacatttgaaataaatggtaaagttctgcgttttggccttagagaatttgcactgatcactgggctagattgtgtatctgatgaaaatgattttGTTTATGATAACTCAAAACCGAATAGGCTTATGGTTGAGTATTTTGGTAGAAATCAGGAGAACCAATTGCCAGTTAAAAGACACGAGCTTATTGAGTGTTTCAACAAGACTGTCTGGGATGATAAAGGGGATGACGCAGTCAAGATAGCaatattgtatttcataaatacgtgggtacattgtggtgagccgaactcaacaaacataccaaggatccattttgatgttgtagaggacgggagatataatgagtatccttggggtaaagattcgtttagagagttggttgtaagcatcgggcagaaatatgctggttttaagaaatattataggattcatggtTTGCCGCTTGCTATGCAAGTATGGTTGTATGAATGTTGCTCAAAAGTCCCGTCCACCATTGCAGTTAAGACGGGGAATTTAATTCCTAGAATTTTGAACTGGCGGACTACGGAAGGAAAACCAGAATTCAAGAGATTGATGGATGGCATGTTCAGAGACGATAAAAATCCGATAAAACAGTTTTTTAACAGTTTTGTGTCTTTTACCATTTAA
- the LOC132640622 gene encoding histone deacetylase complex subunit SAP18, whose product MADVQRRGRPLPPPPPRGGPPPQRIPPRLPPVDREKTCPLLLRVFTKVGGHHNDNEFAVRGKEPKDEVQIYTWMDATLRELTDLVKEVAPEARRRDATLSFAFVYPDKRGRFVVREVGRTFSYPNMRRPDSGSKSLSELKFQIGDYLDVAILFQ is encoded by the exons ATGGCGGATGTACAGAGAAGGGGAAGACCATTACCACCACCTCCACCTAGAGGCGGCCCACCTCCTCAAAGGATCCCTCCCCGCCTCCCACCTGTTGATCGTGAAAAG ACCTGTCCTCTGTTGCTTCGTGTTTTCACTAAG GTTGGTGGTCATCACAATGACAATGAATTTGCTGTGAGAGGCAAGGAACCCAAAGATGAGGTCCAAATCTATACATGGATGGATGCTACCCTGCGTGAACTAACTGATCTG GTTAAAGAGGTAGCTCCAGAAGCAAGACGAAGAGACGCAACTTTGTCCTTTGCTTTTGTGTATCCTGATAAAAGGGGGCGATTTGTCGTCAGAGAG GTGGGGAGAACGTTTTCTTATCCCAATATGAGGCGACCAGATAGTGGCAGCAAATCGTTGAGTGAACTTAAATTTCAG ATAGGAGATTACTTGGATGTGGCAATCCTGTTCCAGTGA